The Microbulbifer sp. YPW1 genome contains a region encoding:
- a CDS encoding efflux RND transporter periplasmic adaptor subunit has protein sequence MWFTRSLTSILLLLYIPLPASAADDATAAAPIAVEAVVARKQTLIEEVPVTGTINPLRQAMLSAEVSGLIEDIYADVGDRVAKGDLLLKLDPELSSIRRDAALAEVARVRETLADSRRRLAELQRLLGDNHVAETEVENLGSEVRERTALLQAAQVETERLTALLRRHQVNAPFSGTVSLREVDVGEWVEPGSALFELVDTDSLRADFQVPQRYFPRIQPDTRIRVTLDSGDTLNARVEHKVPVSRSGSRTFVLRTIIEGKDKKRAALIPGMSASAVLQLEGDRQGIAVPRDAVLRYPDGRITVWVAAPGGDWNQAVEVNEQQVTTGLSFNGMIEIQSGLTAGQRVIVRGNESLQPAQKVLLKRAPTAVRAGGG, from the coding sequence ATGTGGTTCACCAGATCCCTTACATCCATCTTGCTGCTTCTCTATATACCGCTTCCGGCAAGCGCGGCCGATGATGCCACCGCTGCCGCACCTATAGCGGTTGAAGCCGTCGTTGCACGTAAACAGACTCTGATTGAGGAAGTACCCGTCACCGGCACCATCAATCCTCTGCGCCAGGCAATGCTCTCGGCGGAAGTTTCCGGGTTGATTGAGGATATTTACGCGGATGTCGGTGACCGCGTTGCTAAAGGCGACCTGCTACTGAAGCTTGACCCGGAGCTCAGCAGTATCCGCCGCGACGCCGCCTTGGCGGAAGTGGCCAGGGTGCGGGAAACCCTGGCAGACAGCCGCCGCCGTCTCGCAGAGCTGCAGAGACTGCTGGGCGACAATCACGTAGCGGAAACAGAGGTGGAAAATCTCGGCTCCGAAGTCCGCGAGCGCACCGCGTTGCTGCAGGCAGCCCAGGTGGAAACCGAGCGCCTGACGGCCCTGCTCCGGCGGCATCAGGTCAATGCGCCCTTCTCGGGTACCGTCAGTCTGCGCGAGGTAGATGTGGGCGAGTGGGTCGAGCCAGGCTCGGCGCTGTTCGAACTGGTAGATACCGATTCCCTGCGTGCGGACTTCCAGGTACCCCAGCGCTACTTCCCGCGTATTCAGCCAGATACCCGAATCCGGGTAACCCTGGACAGTGGCGATACGCTAAATGCCCGGGTGGAACACAAGGTACCTGTTAGTCGCAGTGGCAGCCGCACCTTTGTGTTGCGGACCATCATCGAGGGCAAGGATAAAAAGCGCGCAGCGCTGATTCCCGGCATGTCCGCCTCTGCGGTATTGCAACTGGAAGGTGACCGACAGGGTATCGCCGTACCGCGCGACGCCGTACTGCGCTATCCCGACGGACGCATCACCGTGTGGGTCGCAGCGCCCGGCGGTGACTGGAACCAGGCGGTGGAAGTGAACGAACAGCAGGTAACCACCGGGCTCAGCTTCAATGGCATGATTGAAATCCAGTCCGGGCTCACCGCGGGTCAACGTGTGATAGTGCGCGGCAACGAGAGCCTGCAACCGGCGCAGAAAGTCCTTCTCAAACGCGCACCAACGGCCGTGCGCGCGGGCGGCGGCTGA
- a CDS encoding efflux RND transporter permease subunit — MFEQIVRNGILVTVAVLIIAILGVVAAFRIPVQMIPDLEVRTISIRTSWPGATPQDIEKEILIEQEEYLRNIPYLQELQSTADLGSAEIELEFPFGVDILETQIRVNNALTQVPSYPENVDEPRVYATSFSSNAFMYYRVSPLPGNPRNLDMDMLRDYVEDNVRPRMSGVPGVAEVGVGGGAERQIQIRLKPELLTERNLTLTEVRAVIRARNRDISGGEVESGKRRYLLRTLGRFKDLDELRALILRRDGDSIVRLGDVADIQLDHFKIRSSAYVNGMSVIFLSIRRESGSNVIDIKRAMEKEVEQINRELLIPQGMQLSLTADDVGYVESSVFNVWKNLLLGALLATAIMYWFLRSLRATALGVVGIPICTIAAFIGLLIAGRTINVISLAGVAFSIGMTLDNSIVVLESIELERRRGLDRLQAAISGVKKVWPAVLASTLTTVMVFLPVVFIAEEAGQLYSDIAIAISASILVSMLVAITVIPTASARLRFHGTSADNIEHSRLRHTVISRIQWLLASPVRRIYCIAITVITSLAIVLLLTPPAEYLPEGEEAKTFASMNAPPGYNLATMKEIGLELQAYFLPFVDHDPAAFDSGEAEVPAMKFFILSVSPQRLRIIAETKDPRHIDALMRAIVRKYERYPGMRAFATRGSIISSNDGGTRSVNLDISGSNLADLYKVARAAYSRAREIFDDPNIQTQPTSLSLAQPLLEVRPRWERAEEVGMSAEDIGFAVAALTDGAFVNEFFLDDDKIDIYLYNQQGPEATVETLEQIFVYTPTGAVLPLSELARIEETVDTATVRRIDGRRTVSLNIIPPRSVALETGVETVRTELVQHLRDTGKVPLGVSMDISGAADQLDATRASLGSNYLVALAIIYLLMVAIFSHWGYPLLIMTTIPLGIAGGIAGLALLNLVGGILRGLGFEGIHQPFDMISMLGFLILMGTVVNNPILIVHRAISNLKEEGMPAVEAVQEAVDSRLRPIAISTITTICGLAPLVFLPGAGTELYRGVGVIVMAGIIGAMLVTLTMLPALTVFVLEWHQRHTKSSVQADNPPGSV, encoded by the coding sequence ATGTTCGAGCAGATCGTCAGGAACGGCATCCTGGTCACTGTGGCTGTGCTGATCATTGCCATTCTCGGGGTGGTGGCAGCCTTCCGCATCCCGGTGCAGATGATTCCCGATCTGGAGGTGCGCACCATTTCCATCCGCACCAGCTGGCCCGGCGCCACACCGCAGGATATCGAGAAAGAAATCCTGATCGAGCAGGAGGAGTACCTGCGCAATATTCCCTATCTGCAGGAGCTGCAGTCCACCGCCGATCTCGGCTCTGCAGAAATCGAACTGGAATTCCCCTTCGGCGTGGATATCCTCGAGACCCAGATCCGCGTCAACAACGCCCTCACCCAGGTGCCGTCCTACCCGGAAAACGTGGATGAGCCGAGGGTGTATGCCACCTCTTTTTCCTCCAACGCCTTCATGTACTACCGCGTGTCCCCACTACCGGGCAACCCGCGCAATCTGGATATGGACATGTTGCGGGATTATGTGGAGGACAACGTGCGTCCGCGTATGTCCGGTGTGCCCGGCGTGGCCGAGGTGGGTGTGGGCGGTGGGGCCGAGCGCCAGATCCAGATCCGACTGAAGCCGGAACTGCTGACCGAACGCAACCTTACCCTGACGGAAGTACGCGCCGTAATTCGCGCACGCAATCGCGATATTTCGGGCGGTGAGGTGGAGAGCGGCAAGCGCCGGTATCTGCTGCGCACCCTGGGGCGCTTCAAGGACCTGGATGAGCTGCGCGCACTGATCCTGCGCCGCGACGGCGACAGCATCGTGCGCCTCGGCGATGTGGCCGACATCCAGCTGGACCACTTCAAGATCCGCAGCAGCGCCTACGTGAACGGCATGTCGGTCATCTTCCTGTCCATACGCCGGGAGAGCGGCTCCAATGTGATCGACATCAAGCGAGCGATGGAGAAGGAAGTCGAGCAGATCAATCGGGAACTGCTGATTCCCCAGGGCATGCAGCTTTCGCTCACCGCCGATGACGTGGGCTACGTGGAGTCGTCGGTGTTCAATGTGTGGAAGAACCTGCTGCTGGGGGCGCTACTGGCCACAGCCATCATGTACTGGTTTCTGCGCTCATTGCGCGCAACCGCCCTGGGTGTGGTGGGCATTCCCATCTGTACCATCGCCGCGTTTATCGGCCTGTTGATTGCCGGGCGCACCATCAATGTGATCTCCCTCGCGGGTGTCGCTTTCTCTATTGGCATGACTCTGGATAACAGCATCGTAGTGCTGGAGAGTATCGAGCTGGAACGCCGCCGCGGCCTGGACCGTTTGCAGGCGGCCATCAGCGGGGTGAAAAAGGTATGGCCCGCGGTGCTGGCTTCTACCCTCACCACCGTGATGGTGTTTCTGCCGGTGGTGTTTATTGCCGAAGAGGCCGGGCAGCTCTATTCGGATATCGCCATCGCTATTTCCGCCTCCATTCTGGTGTCGATGCTGGTGGCGATTACCGTGATCCCCACCGCCAGCGCGCGTCTCAGGTTTCACGGCACCAGTGCGGACAACATTGAACACAGCCGACTGCGCCACACGGTCATCAGCCGGATTCAGTGGCTGCTGGCCTCCCCCGTCAGGCGTATTTACTGCATCGCCATCACTGTTATCACTAGCCTCGCCATCGTCCTCCTGTTGACCCCGCCCGCGGAATACCTTCCCGAGGGCGAGGAAGCGAAGACCTTTGCCAGCATGAATGCGCCACCGGGCTACAACCTGGCCACCATGAAGGAGATTGGCCTCGAGCTGCAGGCGTATTTCCTGCCGTTTGTGGACCATGATCCGGCGGCTTTCGACAGCGGGGAAGCGGAAGTCCCGGCAATGAAGTTCTTCATTCTCAGTGTGTCCCCGCAGCGCCTGCGCATCATTGCCGAAACCAAGGACCCGCGGCACATCGACGCGTTGATGCGCGCGATAGTACGCAAGTACGAGCGCTATCCCGGCATGCGCGCATTTGCCACCCGCGGTTCCATCATCAGCAGTAATGACGGTGGCACCCGCAGCGTCAACCTGGATATTTCCGGGTCGAATCTCGCCGACCTGTACAAGGTTGCCCGCGCCGCTTACAGCCGCGCCCGGGAAATTTTCGACGACCCGAACATCCAGACCCAGCCCACCAGCCTGTCACTGGCGCAGCCATTGCTGGAGGTAAGGCCAAGGTGGGAGCGCGCCGAGGAAGTGGGTATGAGTGCGGAGGATATCGGCTTTGCCGTCGCGGCACTCACCGACGGCGCTTTCGTCAATGAGTTTTTCCTGGATGACGACAAGATCGATATCTACCTCTACAACCAGCAGGGGCCGGAAGCCACCGTCGAGACACTCGAGCAGATCTTTGTCTACACCCCCACCGGGGCCGTACTGCCGCTGTCGGAACTGGCGCGTATCGAAGAAACCGTGGACACGGCCACTGTGCGCCGAATCGACGGGCGTCGCACCGTCTCCCTGAATATCATTCCGCCCCGCTCCGTTGCCCTGGAAACCGGGGTGGAAACGGTGCGCACGGAGCTCGTGCAGCACCTGCGGGACACCGGCAAAGTGCCGCTTGGTGTCTCCATGGATATCTCCGGCGCCGCCGACCAGCTGGACGCCACCCGCGCATCACTGGGCAGCAACTATCTGGTGGCGCTCGCCATCATTTACCTGCTGATGGTGGCAATCTTCTCGCACTGGGGCTATCCGCTGTTGATCATGACCACCATACCGCTCGGTATTGCCGGCGGTATCGCGGGACTTGCGCTGTTGAACCTCGTGGGGGGCATATTGCGCGGGCTCGGGTTTGAGGGGATCCACCAGCCCTTCGACATGATCTCCATGCTGGGCTTTCTCATCCTGATGGGTACCGTGGTCAACAACCCGATCCTGATCGTGCACCGGGCGATATCCAACCTGAAGGAGGAAGGCATGCCCGCGGTGGAAGCCGTACAGGAGGCGGTGGATTCCCGCTTGCGGCCGATTGCCATTTCCACCATCACCACCATCTGCGGTCTGGCGCCACTGGTTTTTTTACCCGGTGCCGGCACCGAACTTTACCGGGGCGTAGGCGTGATTGTGATGGCCGGGATCATCGGTGCAATGCTGGTTACCCTGACCATGCTACCGGCACTGACGGTATTCGTGCTGGAATGGCACCAGCGACACACAAAATCATCGGTACAGGCGGATAACCCTCCCGGGTCGGTTTAA
- a CDS encoding exopolysaccharide biosynthesis protein — MPEDIQNLSQLLQQLARLSAGRDRIYLREILQAVGDRSFAPILLVVGLILFSPLSGIPGIPTVMGILTLLVSVQMLMMRRHLWLPEWLLKKSFAAPGFHRALHWLQRPAALIDRWLRPRLPVLVQRGGTYLTAILCTAIAAALPAMEILPFSATIAGLALTVFGLALVAQDGLIELFALALTALIAGLATLAWV; from the coding sequence ATGCCTGAGGATATACAGAACCTGTCACAGCTCCTGCAGCAGCTGGCGCGCCTGAGCGCGGGGCGTGATCGGATCTACCTGCGTGAGATCCTGCAGGCGGTGGGCGACCGCTCCTTTGCGCCAATCCTGCTGGTGGTCGGCCTGATCCTCTTCTCCCCCCTATCCGGTATCCCGGGTATCCCTACCGTGATGGGTATTCTGACACTGCTGGTCTCGGTGCAGATGCTGATGATGCGACGCCATCTATGGCTACCCGAGTGGCTGTTAAAGAAATCCTTTGCCGCGCCGGGTTTCCACCGGGCCCTGCACTGGCTGCAACGCCCGGCTGCGCTTATCGATCGCTGGCTGCGTCCCCGGCTGCCGGTATTGGTTCAACGCGGGGGAACCTACCTGACAGCAATTCTTTGCACGGCCATCGCAGCAGCCTTGCCCGCCATGGAGATACTCCCCTTCTCCGCCACCATCGCCGGGCTGGCACTCACCGTGTTCGGACTCGCCCTGGTTGCCCAGGATGGGTTGATCGAACTATTCGCCCTTGCCTTGACGGCATTGATTGCCGGGCTCGCCACGCTGGCGTGGGTCTGA
- a CDS encoding mechanosensitive ion channel family protein: MDTEFDLANAWEQWQAALTSPEAFSQAVIILLVYFLAWVLSQRILKLLPVLASPPDSPENQPLRLLLFRCGKLLFPLLAILLLKVSAAFVPLVSGGNWLLQIALAVALVLLFHSFVRTVISNSTVAKLFLWVGMPILFLYVLGALDDVVQVLDSMAIQVGNIRLTAYGIARTAIFGSLLFWLGRISNSTGQTIIRKQETLDFRTREVVAKLFEIGLFVIIAVLILQLMGINLTALAVFGGAVGVGIGFGLQTIASNFISGIIIILDRSVSVGDYIEMEDGRKGLVTQLNMRSTTLETYDGKDIVVPNEKFVSNSFINWTHKNKKQRYRVDFGVGYNTNVRELVEIIKETVAKHPQVLSGKEVPFEERPDCEIDSFGDNGVNMFVEFWMEGIDDGRNRVGGDLLLMILETLQQHGIEIPFPQRDVRLVSVPDQKVTVGA, translated from the coding sequence ATGGACACCGAATTCGATCTCGCAAACGCGTGGGAGCAATGGCAGGCTGCTCTCACTTCCCCGGAAGCTTTCAGTCAGGCCGTCATTATCCTGCTGGTCTACTTTTTGGCCTGGGTTCTGTCTCAGCGTATTCTGAAACTTCTACCGGTGCTGGCCAGCCCACCGGACTCTCCGGAAAACCAGCCGTTGCGCTTGTTGCTGTTTCGTTGCGGCAAGTTGCTGTTTCCCCTCCTGGCGATTTTACTGCTGAAAGTTTCTGCGGCGTTTGTTCCGCTTGTCAGCGGCGGCAACTGGTTGTTGCAGATTGCGCTGGCGGTGGCTCTTGTACTGTTATTCCATTCCTTTGTTCGCACGGTGATTAGCAATAGCACGGTGGCGAAGTTGTTTCTCTGGGTGGGGATGCCGATACTGTTCCTGTACGTACTCGGCGCCCTGGATGACGTGGTGCAGGTACTGGACTCGATGGCGATACAGGTGGGCAATATTCGCCTGACAGCCTACGGGATTGCGCGCACGGCCATCTTCGGCTCGCTGTTATTCTGGTTGGGGCGAATATCCAATTCGACCGGGCAGACCATCATTCGCAAGCAGGAAACACTGGATTTCCGCACTCGTGAAGTCGTTGCCAAGCTGTTTGAAATCGGCCTGTTCGTTATTATTGCTGTGCTGATCCTGCAGCTGATGGGTATCAATCTCACGGCACTCGCAGTTTTCGGTGGCGCGGTTGGTGTGGGTATTGGTTTCGGCTTGCAGACAATCGCCTCCAATTTTATTTCGGGGATCATCATAATCCTCGACCGGTCGGTATCCGTTGGCGACTATATCGAAATGGAGGATGGCCGGAAGGGGTTGGTAACCCAACTCAATATGCGCTCCACCACGTTAGAGACCTATGATGGAAAGGACATAGTGGTACCGAATGAAAAGTTCGTCTCCAACTCTTTCATCAACTGGACTCACAAAAATAAAAAGCAGCGCTACCGGGTGGACTTTGGTGTTGGATATAACACCAATGTCCGTGAGCTGGTGGAAATCATCAAGGAAACAGTTGCCAAGCATCCCCAGGTGTTAAGCGGGAAAGAGGTTCCGTTTGAAGAGCGCCCCGACTGTGAAATCGACAGTTTTGGTGACAATGGGGTGAATATGTTTGTGGAGTTCTGGATGGAGGGTATCGATGACGGGCGCAACCGGGTTGGGGGCGACCTGTTATTGATGATCCTCGAGACACTTCAGCAACACGGTATCGAGATTCCCTTCCCGCAGCGGGATGTGCGCCTGGTCAGTGTGCCGGATCAGAAAGTCACCGTCGGGGCCTGA
- the katG gene encoding catalase/peroxidase HPI, producing MLKKTIPLCTAIAMTIATLSASVSIQAQDKPMPGEPKPNSFWWPDQLDLSPLRDHDKSSSPMADDFDYAKAFNSLDLNAVKKDIEKVLTTSQDWWPADYGHYGPLMIRMAWHAAGTYRVGDGRGGAGGGQQRFDPLNSWPDNVSLDKARRLLWPIKQKYGKSISWADLMILTGNVSLESMGFKTFGFAGGREDDWEPELVYWGPETQMLDYEKRFKGKQLDRKLAATVMGLIYVNPEGPGGSLDPKLAAEKIRLSFGRMAMNDEETVALIAGGHAFGKTHGAVKHECVGKEPAAAPIEQQGFGWKNKCGKGNAEDTFTSGLEGAWTITPAQWSHNFLDNLFKFEWKKTKSPGGGTVWIPTDPNAANMVPDAHLKDKRHAPIMLTTDLALKEDPAYRKISERFKDNPKELEDAFARAWFKLTHRDMGPKARYLGSEVPKEDLLWQDPLPTADFQLLDERDVLKLKGEILSSGLTVPELVRTAWASASTFRGSDMRGGANGARIRLAPQKDWPVNNPQELNKVLSKLESIQQSFNKSLSGGKQVSLADTIVLAGNAAVEEAAKKAGHNVHVPFKPGRTDATVEMTDVESFSWLEPMADGFRNYYGKGNSVSPTEMLVDRADLLTLTVPEMTVLVGGMRALGANTGGSKLGVLTDKPGTLTNDFFVNLLSMDSEWSKSSKGDGIYEGKDRKTDKVKWTATPVDLIFGSNSELRAVAEYYAMEDSDQAFVNDFVKAWTKVMNLDRPD from the coding sequence ATGCTCAAAAAGACGATTCCGCTGTGTACCGCCATCGCAATGACGATCGCGACACTTTCCGCGAGCGTTTCGATTCAGGCGCAAGACAAGCCGATGCCGGGAGAGCCCAAGCCCAACAGCTTCTGGTGGCCGGATCAACTGGATCTCTCGCCCTTGCGGGATCACGACAAATCTTCCAGCCCAATGGCTGACGATTTCGATTACGCCAAAGCGTTTAATAGCCTTGACCTGAACGCGGTTAAAAAAGATATCGAGAAAGTGCTTACTACCTCCCAGGATTGGTGGCCGGCGGATTACGGTCACTATGGACCGCTGATGATCCGTATGGCGTGGCACGCCGCGGGCACCTACCGTGTTGGTGACGGCCGTGGCGGTGCCGGAGGGGGGCAGCAGCGTTTTGATCCGCTCAATAGCTGGCCGGATAACGTGAGTCTGGACAAGGCCCGTCGACTGTTGTGGCCGATCAAGCAGAAATACGGCAAGTCGATCTCCTGGGCTGACCTGATGATTCTCACCGGTAACGTGTCTCTGGAGTCCATGGGATTCAAGACTTTCGGCTTTGCCGGCGGCCGCGAGGACGATTGGGAGCCAGAGCTGGTCTACTGGGGGCCAGAAACCCAGATGCTCGACTATGAGAAACGCTTTAAAGGCAAGCAGCTGGATCGGAAACTGGCCGCCACCGTTATGGGCCTGATCTATGTGAACCCGGAGGGCCCGGGGGGCAGCCTTGACCCGAAGCTGGCGGCGGAAAAGATTCGCCTGTCATTCGGGCGCATGGCCATGAACGACGAGGAGACCGTTGCCCTGATTGCCGGAGGACACGCGTTCGGCAAAACCCACGGTGCGGTCAAGCATGAATGTGTAGGCAAGGAGCCTGCCGCAGCGCCGATTGAGCAACAGGGGTTCGGCTGGAAAAACAAATGTGGCAAAGGTAATGCCGAGGATACCTTTACCAGTGGACTGGAAGGCGCGTGGACGATCACGCCGGCGCAATGGAGTCACAATTTTCTCGACAATCTCTTCAAGTTCGAATGGAAGAAAACCAAGTCGCCCGGTGGCGGGACTGTGTGGATTCCAACCGATCCCAATGCCGCCAACATGGTGCCGGATGCGCATCTCAAGGACAAACGCCACGCGCCAATCATGCTGACGACGGACCTGGCGCTGAAGGAAGATCCTGCCTACCGCAAAATTTCCGAGCGCTTCAAGGACAACCCGAAAGAACTCGAAGATGCGTTTGCCAGAGCCTGGTTCAAGCTCACGCACCGGGATATGGGACCGAAGGCCCGCTATCTGGGCTCGGAAGTTCCTAAAGAAGACCTGTTATGGCAAGACCCGCTCCCGACTGCAGATTTCCAGCTACTGGATGAGCGGGATGTGTTAAAGCTGAAAGGCGAGATTCTATCGTCCGGGCTGACAGTGCCCGAACTGGTGCGGACCGCCTGGGCCTCTGCCTCCACTTTTCGTGGCTCCGATATGCGCGGCGGCGCCAATGGCGCCCGCATACGACTGGCTCCGCAGAAAGATTGGCCGGTGAATAATCCGCAAGAGCTCAATAAAGTGCTGAGCAAGCTGGAATCCATCCAGCAAAGCTTCAACAAGTCGCTGTCTGGTGGCAAACAGGTCTCGCTCGCTGACACCATCGTACTGGCGGGCAACGCGGCTGTGGAAGAAGCTGCCAAGAAGGCTGGACACAATGTGCATGTGCCTTTCAAGCCGGGGCGTACGGACGCAACGGTGGAAATGACCGATGTTGAATCTTTCAGTTGGTTGGAGCCAATGGCAGATGGATTCCGGAATTATTACGGTAAAGGAAATTCTGTCTCACCTACGGAGATGCTGGTAGATCGGGCGGATCTGCTGACCCTGACGGTGCCAGAAATGACCGTACTTGTGGGCGGCATGCGGGCATTGGGTGCGAACACGGGCGGCTCCAAGCTGGGGGTGCTGACGGATAAACCGGGAACCCTGACCAATGACTTTTTCGTAAACCTGCTCAGCATGGATTCTGAATGGTCCAAGTCCTCCAAGGGTGACGGTATCTACGAGGGCAAGGACCGCAAGACCGACAAGGTCAAGTGGACTGCCACGCCGGTAGATCTCATCTTCGGGTCCAATTCCGAGCTGCGCGCAGTCGCAGAGTACTACGCGATGGAAGATTCGGATCAGGCGTTTGTAAATGATTTTGTCAAAGCGTGGACAAAGGTCATGAATCTGGATCGACCGGATTGA
- a CDS encoding DUF72 domain-containing protein, with product MDLPYFLGCPQWQHPAWSPRLPAGATPLERYSQVLNCVEGNTTFYATPTQAQCVQWRRQVSDDFRFLLKFPRSVSHDHLLAPPEKVVRDFLEIISPLNDVLGPFLLQLPAAFGPQHLDNLWRFLDKLPAPLTGAVEVRHPAFFQKGEAERALNQGLRARNSARVCLDSRGLFSAKADSPSMIDAQRKKPNVPVHVLPVDAPPVIRYIGHPELESNRGFLAPWVERVAGWIDHGLRPFVFIHMPDNGDALNLVTLWSELLHARLPQAPILRFNEKQPQMGLF from the coding sequence ATGGATCTCCCCTATTTCCTCGGCTGCCCGCAATGGCAGCACCCGGCGTGGAGCCCCCGTTTACCGGCAGGCGCAACACCGCTCGAACGCTACAGTCAGGTGCTGAATTGTGTTGAGGGTAATACCACGTTCTACGCCACACCGACCCAGGCGCAATGCGTGCAGTGGCGAAGACAGGTTTCGGATGACTTTCGTTTCCTGCTCAAATTCCCACGCAGTGTTTCCCACGATCACCTGCTCGCCCCACCGGAGAAGGTGGTACGGGATTTCCTGGAAATCATCTCCCCGCTGAACGACGTGCTGGGCCCCTTTTTGCTGCAATTGCCCGCTGCTTTCGGCCCTCAGCACCTGGACAACCTGTGGCGCTTTCTGGACAAGCTCCCTGCGCCATTGACCGGCGCGGTGGAAGTCCGGCACCCCGCGTTTTTTCAGAAAGGAGAGGCCGAGCGCGCACTGAATCAGGGCCTGCGCGCCCGTAATAGCGCCCGGGTGTGTCTGGATAGCCGCGGTCTATTCTCGGCAAAAGCCGATAGCCCGTCGATGATTGACGCACAGCGCAAGAAGCCCAATGTGCCGGTGCATGTGTTACCCGTGGATGCGCCCCCGGTGATTCGCTATATCGGGCACCCGGAACTCGAGAGCAACCGCGGGTTCCTGGCCCCCTGGGTCGAGCGGGTCGCCGGCTGGATAGATCACGGACTGCGCCCATTCGTGTTTATTCATATGCCGGACAACGGCGACGCGCTGAATCTGGTCACGCTCTGGAGTGAACTGCTGCACGCCCGCTTGCCGCAGGCGCCAATTCTGCGCTTCAACGAAAAACAGCCCCAAATGGGGCTGTTCTGA
- a CDS encoding MipA/OmpV family protein gives MKNLTVRLCGICLLLFIGNVSGADLEVRVGNAPAEGALVFQVYDDSDAFGDFRSPRSEIRLPVNADGIYRISDVPSGTVALLVYADRDNDRALGRTFIGIPKEPIGLSNGYRPKGPPSFQRASFYLAANETKSVDIELYEVLGESGQWGVGLGVIGRSSPYVGSDSTVTQVIPAITYFGERLQWVGPSLRYGLWGSDTLRFAVNATYRVGAYEENDSPVLVGLGDRDGTLMAGVGLVYDGPNRIDVDFRYQHDVLDRFGGGTAELRVSKGFQTGNVSWGPSLGLNWLSSDLANYDFGVPSWAALPGRPAYDVGSTVTLEGGIGGMLEITEHWRLVLDINAEYLGDDISDSPIVGDDYVLKGFAAITYTF, from the coding sequence ATGAAAAACCTGACTGTCAGGCTGTGTGGCATTTGCTTGTTGTTGTTTATTGGCAATGTCAGTGGGGCAGACTTGGAGGTGCGAGTCGGGAATGCACCTGCTGAAGGGGCTTTGGTATTTCAGGTATACGACGATTCGGATGCTTTTGGCGATTTCCGCAGTCCGCGCAGCGAAATACGGCTGCCGGTCAATGCTGACGGGATTTACAGGATTTCAGACGTGCCGTCGGGCACAGTCGCGCTGTTGGTCTACGCCGACCGCGATAACGATCGCGCACTGGGGCGCACTTTTATCGGGATACCGAAAGAGCCGATTGGCCTGTCAAACGGATATCGTCCCAAGGGGCCACCCAGCTTCCAGCGCGCCAGTTTCTACCTGGCAGCTAACGAGACCAAATCTGTCGATATCGAGCTTTACGAGGTACTGGGCGAGTCGGGGCAGTGGGGTGTCGGCCTCGGTGTCATAGGTCGCAGCAGCCCCTATGTAGGCTCAGACTCCACCGTTACCCAGGTGATTCCTGCCATTACCTACTTTGGCGAGCGCTTGCAGTGGGTGGGCCCCAGCCTGCGCTATGGCCTTTGGGGGAGTGACACCCTTCGTTTCGCGGTCAATGCCACCTACCGGGTCGGCGCCTATGAAGAGAACGACAGTCCTGTTCTTGTGGGCCTGGGAGATCGTGACGGCACGCTGATGGCCGGGGTGGGACTGGTGTATGACGGCCCCAATAGAATCGATGTGGATTTTCGCTATCAGCACGATGTGCTCGACCGCTTTGGCGGGGGAACTGCCGAGTTGCGGGTGTCAAAAGGATTTCAGACCGGCAATGTCAGTTGGGGGCCGTCGCTCGGGCTGAACTGGCTGAGCAGTGATCTGGCCAATTACGACTTCGGCGTGCCTTCCTGGGCCGCTTTGCCCGGCCGCCCCGCATACGATGTTGGCAGCACCGTGACTCTGGAAGGGGGAATCGGCGGCATGCTGGAGATCACCGAGCACTGGCGGCTGGTGCTGGATATCAATGCGGAATACCTCGGTGACGATATTTCGGACAGCCCGATCGTCGGTGACGACTACGTCCTCAAGGGCTTTGCCGCAATCACCTATACCTTTTAG